The Megalobrama amblycephala isolate DHTTF-2021 linkage group LG7, ASM1881202v1, whole genome shotgun sequence genome window below encodes:
- the LOC125271425 gene encoding CD209 antigen-like protein C, which translates to MNRANPVHCSSTSVATHNQEFTARIPKSRINQTESQESGSPNFYKVVIVCLALFFGILLAGLIALTFKYRTDTVHLKTDYDQCIDDQDYLNRRYYNLTIERDQLQANEKVQTKKVQTLEQLLLIGCFTGYSNFSSHLYCASAVMLTWNESRHSCAERGAYLVIINSSEEQEFVSNFEMNVWIGLSEYAEGVWKWVDNTELIQGYWITGEPNHLMDEDCVEIQPDWSSQGNWNDFPCEEKKHYICEYEYEMLNF; encoded by the exons ATGAACAGAGCAAATCCAGTCCACTGTAGTAGCACATCTGTGGCTACACACAATCAAGAATTCACCGCCAGGATTCCAAAGTCTCGCATCAACCAGACTGAGTCTCAGGAATCAG ggTCACCAAACTTCTACAAAGTGGTCATTGTGTGTCTAGCGTTGTTTTTTGGCATTCTGCTGGCTGGTCTTATAGCTCTAACTTTCAAATATAGAACAGACACTGTCCATTTAAAGACCGACTATGACCAGTGTATTGATGACCAGGACTATCTGAACAGACGTTACTACAATCTGACTATAGAGAGAGACCAGCTGCAGGCTAATGAAAAAGTCCAAACTAAAAAAGTACAGACTTTAGAACAGCTTCTTCTAATTG GTTGTTTCACAGGGTATAGCAACTTTTCCTCTCATCTTTATTGTGCCTCTGCTGTGATGCTGACGTGGAATGAGAGCAGACACAGCTGTGCTGAGAGAGGAGCTTATCTTGTGATCATAAATAGTTCAGAGGAGCAG GAATTTGTGTCTAATTTTGAAATGAATGTATGGATTGGCCTTAGTGAATATGCTGAGGGAGTGTGGAAATGGGTGGACAACACTGAACTCATCCAAGG GTACTGGATAACAGGAGAACCTAATCATTTGATGGATGAAGATTGTGTGGAGATTCAACCTGACTGGTCAAGTCAAGGAAACTGGAATGATTTTccatgtgaagaaaaaaaacattacatatgtgaatatgaatatgaaatgCTTAATTTTTAA